In the Candidatus Poribacteria bacterium genome, ATAATAATAGCCAAAGATGATACACATCTCATCCTCAGAGGTGAGTCCAAATACGAGCGGTTCATTCGTATCGTAGTTGTTGTGGACACACTGAAAGCTGAGGGCATCATCTACATCTAAGAGAAGCACCGGATCAAAGAGATCAATCGGCGCATCGTCGTAAGCGATACTCCGGTGGAGTAGCTCACCTGTCGATTTTTGGAAAATCTCAAACAATTCACCGTGTCTGTGCATGTGAGATGTGAGTAAAAAGACATTCAACTCCGTATCTGGGGTGTGTCCTCGGCGTTCCAATTCGTCTTCAACATACCACGTCAATTTAGCGACGCGCGTTGTACCCGGTGGCACGTTAATTGCGCGATTGGAGACGAAAATCTCAAGTGCCTCGTATTTTACCTCCGCCTCTGGAATCGTATAGATATTGACATAGGTTTCGCCAATCAGGGTCTCATCACCGAGCAGATTGATATAGTGGGAATTGAGGTCGTAAACAGTATCGCCTGGCAGTCGCAACCCCACGCCTTCAGGGAATTGAAATAGGGTATCATCGGTTTGTGTTCCGACAACGAAAAATCTGTCGCCACCAAAGATACCAAATACTGGATCTGGGTTATCAGTGTCAAGTTCGCGGAAAGTATCCTCAGGATTAACGGCGATATCGGGTATGATCCCATTATTCAAGAGTCCCTTCGCCAAACCTTCTTCTGTCATACGATACATGATGAAGTGATGGCTGCCAGCGGGATAGAAGATCTCGACTCTATTAATAAAAATGTCGCCTTCTACCGGATTCCCATTTTCATCTTTGATTTGAGTGGCGTAGTAGACTTCGCGTTCGGTGCCGGGTTCAATCTTGAAAGACGGTAAATGGAGTTGATACCCTTCACCGGGCGGCGGTGGTGCAGGTGGCACAAAGATTTCACCAGGATCGCGTAAGACACCGAGGTCACCGATCCCGGCGACTTTACCTGTCTCTGGCGCGCCTACTTCAATCCATGTCCGAATCGCTTCTATTTTAGCGTCGTGGATCAGCCCACCCCCGAACGGCATCCGAGAACCTTGATCTGTGGATTCCGGTCCTATAAGTTTCGTCAAAAGGAAACTGTTCTCTGGATTCTCCGGATCCACGAGTTTCATACCGGCAGCTGCAGCTGCGGGATTCTGTGGTACGACCCCCACTAAAGCGTCATAAGAGAGCCCGTACTCCAGGCTCAAACCGCGAGAGTTTGAGGGGGCTGCGTGGCAAGCACTGCTCGCACAACTCTTATCAAAGACATATTCCTGGATATCATGATACGTGGAATTTTCATCCGGGACTGTTTGCCCGAGACTGTTGCTCACACGAACCAGGTCCAACACATTGATGACCCCATCGCGATTCACGTCAGGATTCTGTTCAGCAGTACGATCCACGGGCTGCCCGAATGCATTAGCGACAAGCACCAGGTCGCGAATGTCCACGATACCGTCGTTGTTCACATCCTCTAAAAGGGTCGGATTATCACCGTGCCCAAGGGCAGAGAGGGATACACCCATCACCAGTAAGAGGATAAGCGTGGCGTAAGTTAGTTGTTTAAACATGTTAAGAATTCAACCTCCAAATATTTGTTAGATACAATTCAAATTACAACTTAAGTAAAGTTATATCATAACAGTAATACGATTTCTAAAAAAATTTATATCGTATTAACCATCTTGTTAATGTTCTTATTCTTTATCCTTTCTAAACCCAAAAAAACCGCTCCACTCGCCTCTATTCTCATAAACCGCGACCAATAAGACGTTTCTGCCCTGTTTGAGGGTAACAGGAAAATAGTCTTGGTAGTTGATAGACGACCGATTCACGGGGTTCTTATGAACCAATTTTCCATTGAGTCAGATCTTAACGGCATCATCGCTACCGGCGAACATCGTTGTTCGTTGTTTTCTTGGTGACGTGAGTGTGATGCTGCCGTAAGCAACATGGTTGTTTATATCACTGGTTCCCAAGCCGATCTTTGCCAGCATGTCGTGGATATTATTCCTTCCCGTTGATGTGAGCCTGCCGCGCCTCCATGCTTTGTTCCCGATGGTCTCGCCAGCGATTGCACCTTTGATAGCGATCTGTTTTTCTGTCACCTTGCCTTTACTTGCCTGTTTGAGATAATCTATACCGGACTTAGCCGCAGCCGCGCCGCCTCGCTCACCTGTCGGAACAATCACCCATAACCAGGGGTCTCCTATTTTCGGTCCTGGAGTCGAACCTCGCTGTATGGGAAACGTCTGCGAAGCGACGTTACCTTTTTTGTCCAACACCTGTAGCGAAACGACCTCCACAGGACGGACTGCCAGTTCATTGGTAACAAACGTTATAATGCTACGTTTGCCGGTTAAAGGTTGACAGGCAATCAACTCTGTGTCTCCGACAGCAGCAGGTTCAGCCGTTGTTAAGGTAAGTAACTGCGCTTGAACGAGTCTATCGGCATCGGAGACCAGAAAACGGAACCGGATTTTGTCGGGTGGCTCTTCTTGGAGCGAAAGCATCTGAATTGCCGTTGGTCGGTTGACACCTGTTCGGGGCCAGTTAAAGTACGGATGTGCCTTTAGCCATTCAGCGGCACATCGCGAGAATTTGCGTCTTAAGTTCCCGCCATAGGACATAATGTAGGCGTTGTCACGAAAATCGTGTTTCAATCCGAATACATGACCAAGTTCGTGCGCCGCTGTTCTTGAAGCAGCACCGGCGCGAATCATAGCATATCCGCCCGTTCTACCGATTTGCCGTGCCTTTCCAGTGATCCTGCTCCCACCCTCAAAGGTACTTGTTTCTACAACAATAAGATAAGCATGCTTTGAGCCGTCAAACTGTTCGGAGATTTCTTTGATGACTTTGGAAAACGTCCTTTGATGATAATGTGCTTCGCTGGATAGACCGTCAACGTGGTGAACAACAATTTTACCGTTGGCATCGGTTTCAATCTGGAAGGTTTTTCTCCCAAACCCATACGATTCCAGCGAGTCAGCGCAAATCCGCTGAACGTCTTTTATCAAGGTATCAAGTTTTACCTTGATATCCGGTTGTGCTCGACTGTCTTTCGGCAGAAAATAGATGAGTCGAACCATGCCCTCAGGCACAGTTCCGTCTTGTGAGAAACCGTTTGCCAGACATGTCACTACCCAAAAAGTAACGAGTGTAACTGTAAATAGGAATCTTGTTTTCATAAGTCTCATCGTTTTTTCGGATTTACCGTATGCACAGTACTTTTGAAAAGTTCTGTTTTAGAAATAAATCGGTATTTTAAGAGTGTCCATGCAGCGAATAACCCGTCCGACCAGAACCGAAGTTTCTTGCCCTCCTTCTTCGTGCGCGGAAAATAGGAAACGGGTACCTCATGAATGCGATGCCCCGCGCGTAAGATTTTTGCCGTGACTTCGGGACAGAATTCAAAGCCTTCACATGTCAAATTCAGTCGCATTATCAGTTCTGTGGAAAAGGCTTTATAGCCCGTAGATTCATCCGTAATCCGGCACCCGTAAAGGAGGTTCGTGTAAGTGGCAAGGAGACGATTTGCTATGAAATTATGAAAACTCGCATTCCCGCGCCCATTTAGAAACCTCGACCCGTAGACGACTTGAATATCTTCTTGTTCAAGTGGTCTTAGGAGTTCAGATAAATCTGTAGGAGACAACTCCATATCGGCATCCTGAATAACGACCGCTTCCCCTTCCACATGCGGAAGCCCGCGCCGGATCGCAAAACCTTTGCCGCTATTCTCTTGGCAATGCACAACAGTTAACTTATAAACTGATCGTAGTTCTTCAAGTGCTTTGTGTGTACCATCAGTGGACCCGTCGTTGACAACAATAAGTTGTTTTTCAATCGGTAGTGAATGCACAGCCTCGACGACTTGCCTAATCGTTTGCTCTTCGTTGAACGCGGGAATGATTACAGATACCAACATCGTTCATCACACCCCCGTCCAAGCATGTTAGAGTAACGACCGGACCATACCGCCATCTACTTGAATAGTTGTCCCTGTTATGTAACTCGCGCGTTCCGATGCGAGAAATACAACTAAGGTTGCGAATTCATCTGGATCCCCGATTCTGCCGAGCGGGATGTCCGCCGTCATCTTTTCGAGTGCTTCATCAAACGTGATACCCGCCTCTTCGGCACGTACCGTTGCAAGCTGCTGGATACGATCCGTGAAGATAATACCCGGGCAGACGTTATTAACCAAGATTTTGTCCGGTGCCAACTCCGTTGCAAGCGTTTTCGCAAAACCAATCACACCTGTCCGTGCCATATTCGATAACATCAGGTTATCTACGGGTTGTTTAACAGAGACAGAAGTGAGATTGATAATCCGTCCACCGCCGCGTGCGCGCATTGACGGGACGACAGCACGGCAGAGGTTGATTGTACTCATCAAGTTCAAGTGGACCGCGTCTTGATAATCCTGAGCATCCAAGTCATCGAACCGTCCCGCTCTGGGACCGCCTGCGTTGTTGACTAAGATATCAATACCGCCAAAACGATCAATCGCTGTGTGAATAAGGCTTTCAACCTGCGCTGGCTGACTAACGTCGGTCGGTACCGCTAACACCTCAGTGCCAGTCTGATTCCGAATGTCATCCGCTGTTGCTTCGAGTGCATCCCTATTTCTGGCACAGATGGTGACTTTTGCACCTTCCTGTGCTAAACCGAGTGCGATTGCGCGCCCAAGTCCTTTACTTGAGGCACCGACAACTGCAACTTTGTCCGTGAGTCCGAGGTTCATACGTTTCAATGTGGGCTTGTAGCCCTACAACCTTTCAAAAACAGAATCAATTTTTCAAAGTTAAGTATAACACTATGGCGGTGTAATGTCAAACGTAATTTCCGAGCGGGGTGTATAATTGTTTGAAAGTGGTTCATTGATAAGCAAGTCTGCCGATGTGCTTTGTAAAAAATGCCAAATTTTGCAGAAAAAATGCTTGTGCTGTTTCAAAACGCGGATAAGAGGCGCAATATCCGATGATGGCCGTTGATAGAAATCGTAACAGATTTGTTCTTTATCGAAATAACTTTCGTGTCTGCGTCAAGATTATCGTTGATGGAAACAATGCGCGTTGTGTGTTCTATAGTGGTTTCAATTATCGCGGTCGGGGGTGTTCTGTCATCTTTCGGCAGAATTGTACCCAGTAAACGATAGTGGTCTTGAGGATGTGGCGGTGTCCAACCGAGCGGACGAAATAAATTATTGTCTATGATGGTGCGGTAGAAATCGGTCTTCTGAAATTGCTTTAAGGTGTCCGGGTCTTCATTCCGCGGTGGCGTGCGGGCCTTTCGGTGCGTTTGTGTTTTGACGGTTCGCGCGATGCTTTCCCGGTGTGTCCGCGTGGCAGTGTAGAGAACACTGAAGAAGAGTGCGATGGCGAGACTGGCGGCGATGTATTTTCGGTATTTCATGGAATAAAAAAGAGACGAAGGTTTTATTGGATTTGTAAATGGTCGTCTATTTCGGGGAACCCTGTTTTGAGATATTTCACATCGGGGTGGATGTTAGGGGGATAGTGGATCTCCCAGATTTTGATTTTCGGGGGTGCGTCGCTCTGGACAGGGTAGACAGGGACAAAAGCGGTGCTGTGTTCTCCCCGAAAGTAGAGTTTGACAGCGAGGCTGTTCCAACCGGGGGCTGGAACACTGTAGGCTTTCTGAAGTCTAACGAGATGATCGGATGTATTCTGATCAAAGTAGAGGATTGCCCCGAATGTCCCAAAATCGAGAGCGGTTTGTATATCCTTATGGTAGGGTATGTATATCTCTTTAGAAACCACCGAATTGTTGCCCAAGACAGCGGTTACCTCCAGATGTCTGGGTTCGGTGTTAACAATATCAAGCAAGTAAAAGGTCTCTGCCGCGATCTTGTGTGGCGATACCCATCGGTGTGGTGAACCGATGGGGGAGACTTCATATTGAAGTTTGTGTGTTTCAAACGATCTATCCGATTCTGCATCACTGCCAATGAATGAATAGCTCCCTGCCTTAGAGAGTATACCGTTTTCACTGAGCATCAGGTGCGTTGCACCGTGGGTTTTCAGGAATTCCAGTGCTTCTCGTTCGGATTGTGCACAGAAAACGTGTCGGTAATAGAGGTGTATCCAGTGCGGGAGATAATGGTCAGGGTCGATGATGGTTTGGACATCGCCGAGGACGTTAATTCTGTTGCCAGAACCCCAGTTTGCGGCGACAACCGCGTTTTCGGGGAGTGTCTCTTTCATCCAATAGATTGCTTTTGCTTCGCTGCCTTCGCCGGGGGTCGGGTTCTTCATACGTGCTGCGGTGTCGATGGATAGGGTTGCATGTCCGCCAATAGGTGTCCAAAAGAGAACCGGTATAAGCACGAGGACGGCAAAGATCGTTTTTGCGAGCGTTTCGGAAACCTGCGGATACACGAGATTTCTATCCTTGAGCCATTGTATGAGGTGTGTTGGTGAGAGGTAGAGGAGCCATGCGGTGCCGTAAGCGAGCGGGATGCCGATAAAGAGGTCGCTTCGTTTCGCACCCCGGGAGAGACTCACCCAGACGAGGAACCATGCAAGCATTGCAAGTGTCACAAGAACATTTTTCGTTGTCTCTTTCTGCGATTCTTTTTCCGTCGGTGTCCCGACAGAGCGGAGTGCTATGAAGCCGAGGGTGAGGACAGTGAGCATGAATGAAGCGATAAACAAGGTATCGCAGAGATTTTCGCCGATGACATCGCTCAATGGTTCACGGAAGAAGGTTGTCGCGGTGAAGAGGGTCAGCGAGAGTGCTGCGGGTAGCCCGTTCCACTTCCACAAATGTAGGGGGCGACGATTAAGCCAAGACTCCCTAAGACAAAGATGGCACCGTGTCGGCGCTGCCAAAACCTGAAGTGTGGATCGCCTAATTCACCAACATCTTTTATGAGTCGGCTCTCATCAAACGGATATGCGGTTTCTGCGAAGGTCCCTGCTTGGACGAGGATATAGGCGACTCCTGTGAGAATACCGAGACAGGTTAAGCCCCACGCGAGTTTTCTGCCGTGGGTTCGCAGCAGTGGGTAATAATGCAGCAGTAGGTATCTTATGCCACGTAGTGCGTAAACGGTCAGTGGTGGAAAGAGCATCAGGGCGGTGACGTGTGTGGAGAAGCCATATCCGCTGTGATATGCAGGACTGATGAGATAGAGCCACGGCACGAACATGACCAACCAGAGGAGATATTCTTTCAGGTGCTGTTCTGTATCCGTGGTGCAGAGCTTATAGAGTTCGAGAGCAATAATCATCAGGACGAAAACGCCGAAACCTTCCCAACTCATGCCACCTAAGAAACAGGTAACCCCCGCGAGTGCGGTGGCAATCCATCTGCGTCGCCCGGGGTCCATCTGTTCTTTCCATAAGTAACTGGTGACGACGAGGACACCTATCAGATAGTACCATGCGTCCCTGTCTCCGAAACCCACAGCACTGCGACTGATACTACCGGGGAGCGTTGCTAACAGCACGCCCACAATCGCGGCAAACATCACCCCATAGCACCGGGTGAGAAAAAGAAACAGCATACCTATTGCCAAGGTAAAACAGAGCACAGGGAGATACAGTTGTATCTGATATAAAGACCACCACGGGAACACTTTGTGCAGCGCAGCGATGGCGTAGGGATAGAGCGAGAGCAGCTGCTGGTTATCTCTACCGAGGGGCAGCCACCGATCCATATCGCGGGCAGGTAAAGACCCCTGTTCCGCGATGATATTTGCTTGCCTGTGAAAGAGATAGGCATCGTTTTCGGTGAACTGTCCGTCAGGGATCCGTTCTACACCTTGAATCCGAATCAAAAAGTTGAGGCATAAGAGACCGAAAAGGATCAGACCGGTGCCGATGCGTTTGAAAGGCAGCGTTTTCATCTGTAAAAACACGGTGGAGTTACACCTTTTCCTTATCGGTTTCAGCGTCGGTTTCAGAAGGTGCACCTGAAACAACCATATTGAACTCCTTTAAGACTTTTTCGCGGATTGCACGAGGAAAAGGCCGCAGCATCTTTTCCACCAGCTTAACAGTCTCAGCGCGCTCTTCTGGGCTTTCTTCTTGGAAATCCTTTTCAATAGCTTTCTTTAGGAACGATCCCTGTTCCGCTAATGCTGATTCCTCTTTCTCCGAAAGTGGCTTCCCTGCGTACTTTTTGAATCCCCCTTTCATGGCAGTCGCGTGATCCGCTATGAAACTATAGTCTACCCCTATTTTTTCGCCAGCCGCTTTTACCTTTTCGGGGTCCTTCTCGGCTTCGCTGAGGAACTGGTCAACATCCTGCAGGGTTGGTTCCTCATCACATACCTTTGCACATGCCTTTGCATGTCCGTCTGCGGATGCTTGTTTCTCTGCTTCGGCGGCTTCCGCCGCGGCTTTCCTTTCGTCTGCCTCTGCCGTCGTTTTGGGTCTGATAAGCAGTTTTTTCGGATCCATTGCTGTGCTCCCTTCCACTGATGTGGGTATGTGGAGACACCCAACAAACATCAGGAGTGAGTATCTCCACACGGAAAAATTAATAGAACTTAACTGTCGTTAGTTGAGCGAACCTGTTAGGAACTCTAGCAGTATGGGCAATCGTCACCGCATTAGCTATCGTTCTCTTCATCGTTCTCTTCATCGAAAAAAACACATTTACGCCTAATATGGCATCTTTACATAGCACTCCGCTGGAGTGCGTCCTGTGCAGCCTGATGTCTCTATAGATATATCACGCCACTGGCGTGAGAAGATAGAGCCCTGCTGGTATGGATAAACATATTAGCGATGTCTTGATAACAGATCGGTTTGTGTTCGCGTTTTTGTCGTATGTCTTCTACTTCCGAATCAACATTTTACGCGTCGCTGTGAAATCCCCTGCCGTTAGCGTATAGAAATAGACACCACTCGCAACCGCCTCACCCCGCGCATTCCGCCCATCCCAATACGCTGCACGGTTTTTGTTATGATACATTCCTGCAGATTGATGCCCTAACGCCAATGTCCGCACCAATGCCCCCTTCACAGAATAGATGTGCAATACCACATCCGCTGGCTCGGCGAGTTGATACGGTATCCACGTCTCTGGGTTAAACGGGTTCGGATAGTTGACGAAAAGAACGGTTTCTTTCGGCATCAAGAGAGCAAGAAGCTGCTCCAACACTGCTATCCCCTGCAAATAAGTGGGATCTGTGAGTGCCATTTGGCGCGCTTGCATCAGCATATCTTCCACCTCTGCTGCGGTGAGCCCTTCAAGAACTGACGGATGTAAGGTAGGTGCAGCAGCCGCACCCTCTCCTAACGCGCTGGCAACCAAGACGAGGTCCGAGATATTGACGATTCCATCGCCGTTCACATCCGCACTACTTCTCCCTGTCTGCCCAAAGCTTGAGGCAACTAACACCAGGTCCTGGATATTCACTACACCATCGCCGTTGACATCCAGCGGATTTTGAACAGTTAGGGTATCATCCGCCCTAAGCGTGTAGTCCTGACGTGTGATATTTCCATACACATCAATCACTTGGAGTGTTACGGTGTTCATTCGGTGTGCTGTTAATGTCGGTGTGTCAAATTCAAAGGGACTACTTTGGGCATGTCCGTCCTTACAACTGTGCAATTTGGGACCAGATGCGGGGTCTTCTGCAGTCGTTGGAACAAGTAACTGGATTTGATGGATACCATCTACATCGGTCACCTCAAATTGGAGGCGAAGGTTTTCAGCGTTCGGCGCGTAAGACGATGCCGTGAGCATCTGTAGCATTGTGGGTTCATTGAAGGCGGTTTGATCAGTGTTAAAGAAGCGACCCGCAGCTAACCAACCCGCGGCACATGGAGATAGCCGATCAGGTGCCGCGCCATAGGACATAATAAAGGCATCGTTGCGGAAGTCGTGCTCTAAGCCAAAGGCGTGCCCAAGTTCATGTGCCGTCACTTGTGTGCCAATTTCGCCATCAAAACACTGCCCGGATGCTGGGACGACTGCGTATCCGCCACGCGTTCTTACTACGGTTTCATCTTCAAGCCAATGACCGCCACCGACCCCGCATGTATTCTCTTCTTCAATGGCTTCACTGCTGATGTCCACAACGATAAGATAGGCGTGCTTCTCCATATCAAACTGAGACGCAACTTCGGTATAGACCTTGTTTTGTGTTTCTGTATGATAGTGCCAATCGTTAAACTGTCCATCAACGCGATAGACAAGTGTATCTCCGTTCTCATCGGTTTCATAGGTGAAGGTTTTTCTACCGAATCCGTTGATTTCCATCTGGTTGGCATAGAAACTTTGCACATCTCTTATGAGCGTATCCAGTTTATTCCAAATATCGGGTTGCATGCTGCGATCGCGGGGGAGGAAATAGATAATCCGTACCATATCCTGAGGCATGGCATCGTAAGGTGTGATGTCCCAGATTCGGAGTGTTTCGTCGTCGCCACCGCTAATGAGCGTATCCGCCTCTGGGGAAAAAGCGACAGCATTCACCCATCCGATGTGTTCTGTGAGCGTGGCTATTTTTTCGCCGCTCTCAACTTTCCAGAGGTTCACAGATTCGTACCCTGTGCTGGCGAGGGTTTTGCTATCGGGTGAAAAACTGATTGTATAGGCCGTTCCGTGAGAGTTAAGCTTGCCGAAGCGTTCCCAACTCTGGACTTTCCACAAATTGACATTTCCATCGTATCCGGCCCCAGCAAGGACTTTGCCATCAGGAGAAAATTTAACAGTATAGATAGACGTAGAATCCGCTTCAAATTGGACAACAATGCTCCGCTTTTGAATATCCCAGACGTTAACCTGTCCCATCTCGTCCCCTGTGGCGAGAACCTGTCCATCCGGCGAGAAGGCGACTGCCAACACCCATCTACCGTGTTCAAACGTGGCTATCTCCTCACGCGTGTGGATATCCCATAACTTTACATCCACCCCTGCGGTCGCGAGCATCTGTCCGTCACGGGAAAAGTCAACCGCTTTGACTTGTGAACGACTTCTGTTGACAATATGTTCAAAGGTCGCAACACGCCTTTTGCGTGGAATGTCCCATAATTTACAGGCGTAGTCATCACCGCCACTCACAAGTAATTGACCATCTGGCGAAAAAGCAACGCTATTGACAGTATCAGCGTGTGAACCTAACGTCGTCACGGTATCGTTTTGCAAGTCCCATAACTTTACCGCACGATTACCGCCGCCACTCGCAGCAACGGAAGCATCTACTGGGGAGTATGCCACTGTTTTAACACTACCGTTATCCCTAAAGTAGGTGTGTTCTTGGGCAAATACAGTGAACGGAAACATCAACAAAAGGATTATTGTAAAAAAGAGATGTTTGAACGGCATAGGATGGGTTTCCTAAATCAGGCGTGGGATGGAAGAACGGAAGGTCGGAAGAAAGGATTTTCCGCGCACCCTTGCAACCTTCCACCTTTCCGACCAAGTGTCTTCTAATGTTTCAACTGCCGCGCGAAGGAAGGAATTTTGTATAAGTCGCAGTTCATAAATTACTGCGCTTCTGCCATAGGGATATCCCACTTTTCGGCACACTCGCGAAGCTGCTGGTAAATGGTATCCGGTATATCAATACCGTTTGCGAGGCGGTCTGCTCGTGAATTGGCTTCAAAATCACCGGGAACTAACACCTCATCAAATCCGTGGGCAGGCGGTGTCGCTTTGATAGCATCCAAGAAGGCGCGCACACCTTTCTGGTATTCCGCAAGCGGTGTGAACGCGTTGACATCTATCACTTGGATATGGAGACCACTCATCTGCCCCGCCTCAATATTAAACGTTCCACCCAACCCACCAATCAGTGCGACGAACAAGGAAAGTGCATAACCTTTGTGTCTACCAAATGCGAGCAGGTTACCGCCATCGTTGTATTCAGCAGTTTTAACGGTAGGATTCCCATGTTTGTCCACAACACAGCCTTCGGGGATGTCCCGATTTTCACTGACCGCGACGTAGGTTTTGCCATTTGCGATCACACTCGTCGCGAAATCGATCAGAAATGGTCTGTCATCACCGGTCGGGATACCGAT is a window encoding:
- a CDS encoding dockerin type I domain-containing protein codes for the protein MFKQLTYATLILLLVMGVSLSALGHGDNPTLLEDVNNDGIVDIRDLVLVANAFGQPVDRTAEQNPDVNRDGVINVLDLVRVSNSLGQTVPDENSTYHDIQEYVFDKSCASSACHAAPSNSRGLSLEYGLSYDALVGVVPQNPAAAAAGMKLVDPENPENSFLLTKLIGPESTDQGSRMPFGGGLIHDAKIEAIRTWIEVGAPETGKVAGIGDLGVLRDPGEIFVPPAPPPPGEGYQLHLPSFKIEPGTEREVYYATQIKDENGNPVEGDIFINRVEIFYPAGSHHFIMYRMTEEGLAKGLLNNGIIPDIAVNPEDTFRELDTDNPDPVFGIFGGDRFFVVGTQTDDTLFQFPEGVGLRLPGDTVYDLNSHYINLLGDETLIGETYVNIYTIPEAEVKYEALEIFVSNRAINVPPGTTRVAKLTWYVEDELERRGHTPDTELNVFLLTSHMHRHGELFEIFQKSTGELLHRSIAYDDAPIDLFDPVLLLDVDDALSFQCVHNNYDTNEPLVFGLTSEDEMCIIFGYYYIPTESAGSIIR
- a CDS encoding M12 family metallo-peptidase gives rise to the protein MKTRFLFTVTLVTFWVVTCLANGFSQDGTVPEGMVRLIYFLPKDSRAQPDIKVKLDTLIKDVQRICADSLESYGFGRKTFQIETDANGKIVVHHVDGLSSEAHYHQRTFSKVIKEISEQFDGSKHAYLIVVETSTFEGGSRITGKARQIGRTGGYAMIRAGAASRTAAHELGHVFGLKHDFRDNAYIMSYGGNLRRKFSRCAAEWLKAHPYFNWPRTGVNRPTAIQMLSLQEEPPDKIRFRFLVSDADRLVQAQLLTLTTAEPAAVGDTELIACQPLTGKRSIITFVTNELAVRPVEVVSLQVLDKKGNVASQTFPIQRGSTPGPKIGDPWLWVIVPTGERGGAAAAKSGIDYLKQASKGKVTEKQIAIKGAIAGETIGNKAWRRGRLTSTGRNNIHDMLAKIGLGTSDINNHVAYGSITLTSPRKQRTTMFAGSDDAVKI
- a CDS encoding glycosyltransferase family 2 protein; the protein is MLVSVIIPAFNEEQTIRQVVEAVHSLPIEKQLIVVNDGSTDGTHKALEELRSVYKLTVVHCQENSGKGFAIRRGLPHVEGEAVVIQDADMELSPTDLSELLRPLEQEDIQVVYGSRFLNGRGNASFHNFIANRLLATYTNLLYGCRITDESTGYKAFSTELIMRLNLTCEGFEFCPEVTAKILRAGHRIHEVPVSYFPRTKKEGKKLRFWSDGLFAAWTLLKYRFISKTELFKSTVHTVNPKKR
- a CDS encoding SDR family oxidoreductase encodes the protein MNLGLTDKVAVVGASSKGLGRAIALGLAQEGAKVTICARNRDALEATADDIRNQTGTEVLAVPTDVSQPAQVESLIHTAIDRFGGIDILVNNAGGPRAGRFDDLDAQDYQDAVHLNLMSTINLCRAVVPSMRARGGGRIINLTSVSVKQPVDNLMLSNMARTGVIGFAKTLATELAPDKILVNNVCPGIIFTDRIQQLATVRAEEAGITFDEALEKMTADIPLGRIGDPDEFATLVVFLASERASYITGTTIQVDGGMVRSLL
- a CDS encoding dockerin type I domain-containing protein — its product is MPFKHLFFTIILLLMFPFTVFAQEHTYFRDNGSVKTVAYSPVDASVAASGGGNRAVKLWDLQNDTVTTLGSHADTVNSVAFSPDGQLLVSGGDDYACKLWDIPRKRRVATFEHIVNRSRSQVKAVDFSRDGQMLATAGVDVKLWDIHTREEIATFEHGRWVLAVAFSPDGQVLATGDEMGQVNVWDIQKRSIVVQFEADSTSIYTVKFSPDGKVLAGAGYDGNVNLWKVQSWERFGKLNSHGTAYTISFSPDSKTLASTGYESVNLWKVESGEKIATLTEHIGWVNAVAFSPEADTLISGGDDETLRIWDITPYDAMPQDMVRIIYFLPRDRSMQPDIWNKLDTLIRDVQSFYANQMEINGFGRKTFTYETDENGDTLVYRVDGQFNDWHYHTETQNKVYTEVASQFDMEKHAYLIVVDISSEAIEEENTCGVGGGHWLEDETVVRTRGGYAVVPASGQCFDGEIGTQVTAHELGHAFGLEHDFRNDAFIMSYGAAPDRLSPCAAGWLAAGRFFNTDQTAFNEPTMLQMLTASSYAPNAENLRLQFEVTDVDGIHQIQLLVPTTAEDPASGPKLHSCKDGHAQSSPFEFDTPTLTAHRMNTVTLQVIDVYGNITRQDYTLRADDTLTVQNPLDVNGDGVVNIQDLVLVASSFGQTGRSSADVNGDGIVNISDLVLVASALGEGAAAAPTLHPSVLEGLTAAEVEDMLMQARQMALTDPTYLQGIAVLEQLLALLMPKETVLFVNYPNPFNPETWIPYQLAEPADVVLHIYSVKGALVRTLALGHQSAGMYHNKNRAAYWDGRNARGEAVASGVYFYTLTAGDFTATRKMLIRK
- a CDS encoding Ldh family oxidoreductase, translating into MKRHIFEAADLQKFTNNLFVAAGTPQHIADNVAEILIKANLAGHDSHGVLRIPSYLEGIENGGLRPAAEPNVLRETDNTLHIDGEGGFGHYTARYAIQRAIEKAKSGRTCFATLIRTGHIGRLGEYGQEAAESGCIGIITVGGGSKGGGRILPFGGALGALGTNPISIGIPTGDDRPFLIDFATSVIANGKTYVAVSENRDIPEGCVVDKHGNPTVKTAEYNDGGNLLAFGRHKGYALSLFVALIGGLGGTFNIEAGQMSGLHIQVIDVNAFTPLAEYQKGVRAFLDAIKATPPAHGFDEVLVPGDFEANSRADRLANGIDIPDTIYQQLRECAEKWDIPMAEAQ